Proteins co-encoded in one Polynucleobacter sp. MWH-UH19D genomic window:
- the ubiA gene encoding 4-hydroxybenzoate octaprenyltransferase encodes MSFRNRLQAYAYLIRLDKPIGTLLLLWPTLWALWLASSGMPDLSILFIFVMGTFLMRSAGCAMNDYADRDFDRYVQRTKDRPVTSGKISGKEAVAVALALALIAFLLIQPLNIFTKQLSVLALLVAFIYPFTKRFFAIPQAILGIAFGFGIPMAYAAVLNFIPLEAWVLFVGNIFWAIAYDTAYAMVDREDDLRLGLRTSAITFGKYDVVAIGVCYGILLMTQLWVAYLADLSNYFLVGWIMALACAIYHMQLVSTRKREECFLAFRHNNWLGGFLFLGIVLGLSIY; translated from the coding sequence ATGTCTTTTCGTAATCGACTACAAGCCTATGCATATCTAATCCGTTTAGATAAGCCGATTGGCACACTTTTATTATTGTGGCCAACGCTATGGGCTCTATGGTTGGCCAGTTCCGGAATGCCCGACCTTAGTATTCTGTTTATTTTTGTTATGGGCACATTTTTAATGCGTAGTGCTGGTTGCGCTATGAATGATTATGCGGATCGTGATTTTGATCGTTATGTCCAAAGAACCAAAGATCGCCCAGTAACGAGCGGAAAGATATCGGGCAAAGAGGCCGTGGCTGTTGCACTTGCTTTGGCATTGATCGCATTTTTATTGATTCAACCCTTAAATATTTTTACTAAGCAGTTATCTGTTCTTGCATTGTTAGTGGCTTTTATTTATCCATTTACGAAACGCTTTTTTGCAATACCACAAGCAATTTTAGGAATTGCATTTGGATTTGGTATCCCAATGGCATATGCAGCAGTCTTGAACTTTATTCCACTAGAGGCATGGGTTTTGTTTGTGGGAAATATTTTTTGGGCGATTGCTTATGACACTGCATATGCCATGGTTGATCGAGAGGATGATTTGCGTCTAGGGCTACGTACTTCAGCGATTACTTTTGGAAAGTATGATGTGGTTGCAATTGGTGTTTGCTATGGAATCTTATTGATGACTCAATTGTGGGTGGCATATTTGGCGGATTTGAGTAATTACTTTTTGGTCGGTTGGATTATGGCTTTAGCTTGTGCCATTTATCACATGCAGCTTGTTTCGACCCGCAAACGCGAGGAATGTTTCCTCGCTTTTCGACACAATAATTGGTTAGGTGGATTTTTATTCTTAGGAATTGTGCTCGGATTGAGCATTTATTGA
- the tgt gene encoding tRNA guanosine(34) transglycosylase Tgt, translated as MTKPVNFSILAKDSESPARLGQLDLPHGSVQTPIFMPVGTYGTVKAMTPRDLNEAKAQIILGNTFHLWLRPGLDVIKKHGGLHRFMAWDKPILTDSGGFQVFSLGALRKISEEGVTFASPINGDKLFMSPEVSMEIQAVLNSDIAMQFDECTPYETKGQATSEKTARASLEMSLRWGDRSLKRFRELNTGNGLFGIVQGGMFENLREFSLDAVSQQGFDGIAIGGLSVGEPKPEFERILNFTAPKLPEHMPHYLMGVGTPEDLILGVSLGIDMFDCVMPTRNARNGWLFTRFGDLKLRNSGYKDDDRPLDPTCACYTCQNFTRSYLNHLQKANEILGSQLNTIHNLSYYLQLMSEVREALSKDRFSAYREEFHANRQRGVEPGQD; from the coding sequence ATGACCAAACCTGTAAATTTTTCTATTTTGGCGAAAGACTCTGAGAGTCCAGCGCGCCTTGGTCAACTTGATCTTCCACATGGGAGTGTGCAAACACCCATCTTCATGCCGGTAGGAACCTATGGCACCGTAAAAGCAATGACCCCGCGCGACCTCAATGAAGCGAAGGCGCAAATTATCTTAGGCAACACTTTTCACCTTTGGCTCAGACCAGGTTTGGATGTCATTAAAAAACATGGTGGACTACATCGCTTTATGGCTTGGGATAAGCCGATCCTCACGGATTCTGGTGGCTTTCAGGTTTTTAGCTTAGGCGCACTGCGAAAAATTTCTGAAGAAGGTGTTACTTTTGCATCACCCATAAATGGCGACAAACTCTTTATGTCACCCGAGGTTTCCATGGAAATTCAGGCGGTACTTAATAGCGACATTGCAATGCAATTCGATGAGTGCACCCCCTATGAAACCAAGGGTCAGGCTACCAGTGAAAAAACTGCGCGCGCCTCTCTTGAAATGTCGCTTCGCTGGGGCGATCGCTCATTAAAACGCTTTCGCGAACTCAATACAGGCAATGGACTCTTCGGTATTGTTCAGGGCGGCATGTTTGAAAACCTACGAGAATTTTCACTTGATGCCGTAAGTCAGCAAGGTTTTGATGGCATAGCCATTGGCGGCCTATCCGTTGGCGAACCAAAACCTGAATTTGAACGCATCCTCAATTTCACAGCACCGAAATTACCTGAGCACATGCCTCACTACCTCATGGGTGTAGGCACTCCAGAAGATCTCATTTTGGGAGTAAGCCTAGGAATCGACATGTTTGATTGCGTCATGCCAACTCGAAATGCACGCAATGGCTGGCTCTTTACTCGCTTTGGTGATCTGAAACTCCGCAACTCTGGCTACAAGGATGATGATCGCCCATTAGATCCGACTTGCGCTTGCTATACCTGCCAAAATTTCACTAGATCCTACCTAAACCACCTCCAAAAAGCCAATGAGATTCTTGGCTCACAGCTTAATACCATCCATAACCTCTCTTATTACTTGCAACTCATGTCTGAGGTTAGGGAGGCCCTAAGCAAAGATCGGTTTAGTGCCTATCGCGAGGAATTTCATGCCAATCGTCAGCGGGGCGTAGAGCCAGGACAAGATTAA
- the queA gene encoding tRNA preQ1(34) S-adenosylmethionine ribosyltransferase-isomerase QueA, translating into MQLSDFNYELPTELIAQHPLANRTDSRLLELKASGDGTQFIDRQFKDILDLINPGDLLVFNDTKVIPARLHGKKETGGNVELLIERISGDRQAWVQIRASRVPKTGDFVHIHNVAGESFSAEMIGHDGRFYEVRFPENIFSLLERFGELPLPPYIEHQPDSNDAQRYQTVVAKNPGAVAAPTAGLHFDEAILKQLSKLGVNQATVTLHVGAGTFTPVREEDLSKHQMHYEWFSIPDSTLEAIQKTQQQGKRVIAVGTTSLRALESQAINQKSSGETNLFITPGFKFKTVDCLLTNFHLPKSTLLMLVSAFAGMDNIRAAYQHAIHQKYRFFSYGDAMFLSRLGNPSS; encoded by the coding sequence ATGCAACTCTCCGACTTTAATTACGAACTCCCAACCGAACTAATCGCCCAGCATCCACTGGCCAATAGGACTGATAGCCGTCTTCTGGAGCTTAAGGCAAGCGGGGATGGGACTCAATTCATAGATCGACAGTTTAAGGACATTCTTGACCTCATTAACCCAGGTGACTTACTGGTCTTTAATGACACTAAAGTCATTCCTGCCAGACTCCATGGCAAAAAAGAAACAGGCGGTAATGTCGAGCTCCTAATCGAACGCATTAGTGGCGATCGCCAAGCCTGGGTTCAAATCAGGGCATCGAGGGTTCCAAAGACTGGTGACTTTGTTCATATTCACAATGTTGCAGGTGAATCTTTTTCGGCAGAGATGATTGGCCACGATGGACGCTTTTATGAAGTGCGCTTCCCCGAAAACATTTTCTCTTTACTTGAGCGCTTTGGCGAATTACCACTCCCGCCCTACATCGAACACCAGCCTGATAGCAATGATGCCCAGCGTTATCAAACAGTAGTAGCCAAAAATCCAGGCGCAGTAGCAGCGCCAACAGCGGGTCTTCATTTTGATGAAGCTATTTTGAAACAACTTAGTAAATTAGGCGTTAATCAAGCCACTGTTACTCTGCATGTTGGTGCAGGCACTTTTACGCCCGTTCGCGAAGAAGATTTATCCAAACACCAAATGCATTACGAGTGGTTTTCTATCCCAGACTCAACGCTAGAGGCAATTCAAAAAACTCAGCAACAGGGAAAACGGGTGATCGCAGTTGGCACAACCAGCTTGCGCGCTTTAGAGAGTCAGGCGATTAACCAAAAAAGCAGTGGGGAGACCAATCTTTTTATTACCCCAGGATTTAAATTTAAGACCGTAGATTGTTTGCTCACAAACTTTCATCTGCCAAAATCTACCCTACTAATGTTAGTAAGTGCTTTTGCAGGCATGGATAATATTCGCGCTGCTTACCAACATGCTATTCATCAAAAATATCGTTTCTTTAGCTATGGAGATGCGATGTTTTTAAGTCGACTCGGAAACCCATCATCATGA
- a CDS encoding YggS family pyridoxal phosphate-dependent enzyme, whose protein sequence is MNSIVVNLIQVKERIELAALAAKREPEEIELLAVSKTFPASAIEEAMHAGQSAFGENYVQEAVEKITQLEKLRPWLVWHFIGPLQSNKTRDVAEHFDWVHSIDRLKIAQRLSTQRGEFANLPELQVCIQVNVSEEESKSGVSLSDALELCDAVSKLPNIVLRGLMAIPEPTSDPLKQSQAFAAVRTCFEQIKTNRLADPGYQFFDTLSMGMSDDLETAIAEGSTMVRVGTAIFGKRDKITK, encoded by the coding sequence ATGAACTCAATCGTTGTCAATCTCATTCAGGTTAAAGAGCGTATTGAGCTCGCAGCCCTAGCAGCTAAGCGCGAACCAGAAGAAATTGAACTTTTAGCAGTTAGCAAGACTTTTCCCGCCAGCGCGATCGAGGAAGCGATGCACGCCGGTCAATCAGCTTTTGGTGAAAACTATGTCCAAGAAGCTGTTGAAAAGATCACTCAACTCGAAAAGCTACGTCCTTGGTTAGTGTGGCACTTCATTGGCCCACTTCAAAGCAATAAAACCCGTGATGTTGCCGAGCACTTTGATTGGGTTCATAGCATCGATCGACTCAAGATTGCGCAGCGTCTCTCGACCCAACGGGGTGAGTTTGCAAACTTACCAGAATTACAAGTCTGCATACAAGTTAATGTAAGTGAAGAGGAAAGCAAAAGCGGTGTATCTCTCTCAGATGCCTTAGAGCTCTGTGATGCCGTCAGTAAACTTCCAAATATCGTTCTTCGAGGTCTGATGGCAATTCCCGAACCCACTTCAGATCCATTAAAACAAAGTCAGGCTTTTGCGGCAGTACGTACTTGCTTTGAACAAATTAAAACAAATCGTTTAGCGGATCCTGGCTACCAATTCTTTGACACCCTATCCATGGGCATGTCAGATGATTTAGAGACTGCCATTGCTGAAGGCAGCACAATGGTTCGGGTAGGAACCGCTATTTTTGGGAAGCGCGATAAGATTACAAAATGA
- the glcF gene encoding glycolate oxidase subunit GlcF, whose amino-acid sequence MQTQLAPQFANTPEGIEAARILGKCVHCGFCTATCPTYQLLGDELDGPRGRIYLIKQIAEGQAPTEKTRLHLDRCLTCRNCESTCPSGVQYGNLVDIGRKWAEENTPSRPIGERITRWALKEGLTKPVLFNSAMSLGRLVRPFMPSGMKRKIPLVKNKVLDSQINPYARPNAHHARKMLILEGCVQPGMLPNINSATARVLDALKIQLLSAPSASCCGALRYHLNDQVGGLDNAKQNIDAWWPMIESGVEAIIMTASGCGVMVKDYGHLLANDPAYANKAKKVSELTKDISEVMANLQNELVTLIGADQKPGVVYHPPCTLQHGQQIRGKVEGLLGSLGIGVRLCNDSHLCCGSAGTYSVTQPELSEQLRKNKLKNLTVACEESGADVIVSGNIGCITHLQQDEKPVLHWIEIVDQLLSKQARSK is encoded by the coding sequence ATGCAAACTCAACTCGCCCCCCAATTTGCCAATACACCTGAAGGCATTGAAGCCGCACGCATCCTAGGCAAATGTGTGCATTGCGGTTTTTGTACCGCTACTTGCCCGACTTATCAGCTGCTTGGTGATGAATTAGATGGTCCGCGTGGTCGCATCTACTTAATTAAACAGATTGCAGAAGGGCAAGCGCCTACTGAAAAAACACGCTTGCACCTAGATCGCTGCTTAACTTGTCGCAATTGCGAAAGTACTTGCCCAAGCGGAGTTCAATACGGCAATCTAGTTGATATTGGACGCAAGTGGGCTGAGGAAAATACGCCATCGCGACCCATAGGAGAACGCATCACTCGCTGGGCTCTCAAAGAGGGCCTTACAAAACCAGTCTTATTTAATTCAGCAATGAGTTTAGGTCGCTTAGTTCGACCATTCATGCCAAGCGGTATGAAGCGCAAGATTCCTTTGGTTAAAAATAAGGTTCTCGATTCACAGATTAATCCTTACGCTCGGCCTAATGCACACCATGCTCGCAAGATGCTCATTCTGGAGGGCTGCGTTCAACCTGGCATGCTTCCCAATATCAACTCTGCTACTGCAAGGGTATTGGACGCACTCAAAATCCAACTGCTTAGTGCCCCAAGTGCCAGCTGCTGTGGCGCACTTCGCTACCATCTCAATGATCAAGTGGGTGGCTTGGATAATGCCAAACAAAATATTGATGCTTGGTGGCCGATGATAGAGAGTGGTGTTGAAGCCATCATCATGACTGCATCTGGATGCGGTGTCATGGTAAAAGACTACGGACATTTATTAGCCAACGACCCTGCTTATGCCAATAAGGCCAAGAAAGTCTCTGAGCTCACAAAAGATATTTCCGAGGTGATGGCAAACTTGCAAAATGAACTCGTCACATTAATCGGCGCCGATCAAAAGCCGGGTGTGGTGTATCACCCACCTTGCACACTGCAGCATGGCCAACAAATTCGAGGCAAAGTTGAAGGTTTGCTTGGCAGCTTAGGTATTGGTGTTCGCCTATGCAATGACAGTCATCTCTGCTGTGGCTCTGCCGGCACTTACTCAGTGACTCAGCCAGAACTATCTGAACAATTGCGCAAAAATAAATTGAAGAATTTAACGGTTGCCTGTGAAGAGTCTGGCGCAGATGTGATTGTTTCTGGAAATATTGGTTGCATTACTCATCTGCAGCAAGATGAAAAACCAGTATTACATTGGATCGAAATTGTAGACCAACTCCTCAGCAAACAAGCGCGGAGCAAATGA
- the recG gene encoding ATP-dependent DNA helicase RecG — MTTKQTPNTLQKMGLDSPMALALHLPSRYEDETELLSIDQALVQGRFSSVQTQGVVIRNQVLFRPRRQMVVTIEDDTETLNLRFLNFYPSQQKQMAVGAHIRVRGDVREGFQGPEMVHPTVRAVTPDAPLPTSLTPVYPASAGVSQAVIRKAVTQALRDPSLKDSLAEFLPSKLMNQLLPSNDWPSLQSAITYLHQPPAIADTQSLLERTHPAWRRVQFEELLAQQISLKRAHAIRRERHAPSFNKNSASTTSLEEALIKILPFHLTGAQSRVWDEIGGDLSQSFPMNRLLQGDVGSGKTVIAALAAARVMDHGYQAAIMAPTEILAEQHYLKMKEWFEPLGAQIAWLSGSLKAKEKKLAQELIEDGAAQLIIGTHALIQENVRFAKLGLAVIDEQHRFGVRQRLEIQQRVGSELFYCHQLMMSATPIPRTLAMTYYADLDVSVIDELPPGRKPIATKVVKASRREEVIHGLQSWLSKGLQAYWVCPLIEESEVLQLQTAVESFEELTKALPDFRVGLVHGRLKADEKAAVMAAFKANEIQLLVATTVIEVGVDVPNAALMVIEHAERFGYAQIHQLRGRVGRGSADSVCILMYAEPLSMTAKERLQTLRETSDGFVIAERDLSLRGPGELLGAKQSGDAMLRFVDLQRDAWLIELAQKAAERLLAEHGDIVERHLERWLGSRAEFLKA, encoded by the coding sequence ATGACTACTAAGCAAACGCCAAACACACTCCAAAAAATGGGTTTAGACAGCCCAATGGCTCTTGCTTTGCATCTTCCCTCTCGCTATGAGGATGAGACGGAGTTGCTCTCAATTGATCAAGCGCTTGTTCAGGGGCGATTTAGCTCGGTTCAGACTCAGGGTGTAGTGATTCGGAATCAAGTCTTATTTAGGCCCAGAAGACAAATGGTTGTCACTATAGAGGACGACACTGAGACTCTTAATCTACGTTTCCTAAATTTTTACCCGAGTCAGCAGAAGCAGATGGCTGTTGGTGCCCATATTCGAGTTCGCGGAGATGTGCGTGAAGGTTTTCAGGGCCCAGAGATGGTTCACCCAACCGTCCGTGCCGTTACGCCAGATGCACCACTTCCAACGAGCTTGACCCCGGTCTATCCAGCCAGTGCAGGCGTTTCTCAAGCAGTAATTCGCAAAGCGGTGACGCAGGCTTTACGAGATCCAAGTTTGAAAGACAGTCTGGCTGAGTTTTTGCCAAGCAAATTGATGAATCAGTTATTACCAAGCAATGACTGGCCAAGTTTGCAATCCGCTATTACATATCTGCATCAACCACCAGCCATTGCAGATACACAATCATTGCTAGAGCGTACACATCCTGCATGGCGTCGTGTCCAGTTTGAAGAATTGCTAGCTCAACAGATTTCATTAAAGCGTGCCCATGCGATTCGGCGAGAGCGGCATGCGCCAAGCTTCAACAAAAATAGTGCATCCACTACTAGCCTGGAAGAGGCCTTAATAAAAATTCTACCGTTCCATTTAACTGGGGCTCAGTCACGTGTGTGGGATGAAATTGGGGGGGATTTATCGCAATCATTTCCAATGAATCGCTTATTGCAGGGTGATGTAGGTAGTGGCAAGACTGTGATCGCAGCATTAGCAGCAGCGCGGGTAATGGATCATGGTTATCAGGCAGCAATCATGGCGCCAACAGAGATATTGGCCGAACAGCATTACCTCAAAATGAAAGAATGGTTTGAGCCTTTGGGGGCGCAAATCGCATGGCTATCTGGCAGTCTCAAGGCAAAAGAAAAGAAATTGGCCCAAGAGTTGATTGAGGATGGTGCTGCACAACTCATCATTGGTACGCATGCCTTGATTCAAGAAAATGTGCGCTTCGCCAAATTAGGTTTGGCGGTTATTGATGAGCAGCATCGATTCGGTGTTCGACAGCGTTTAGAGATCCAACAAAGGGTTGGCTCAGAATTATTTTATTGCCACCAACTCATGATGTCGGCAACGCCAATTCCGCGGACTTTAGCAATGACGTATTACGCTGACTTGGATGTATCTGTAATTGATGAGCTACCTCCAGGGCGTAAGCCTATTGCCACTAAGGTCGTGAAAGCAAGCCGAAGAGAGGAAGTGATTCATGGCTTGCAAAGCTGGCTTTCAAAAGGTTTGCAAGCGTATTGGGTATGCCCTTTGATTGAGGAGTCTGAGGTATTGCAACTACAGACTGCCGTTGAGAGCTTTGAAGAACTTACTAAGGCTTTGCCTGATTTCAGAGTGGGTCTAGTTCATGGGCGCCTGAAAGCGGATGAGAAAGCTGCAGTGATGGCAGCATTTAAGGCTAATGAAATTCAGTTATTGGTGGCAACTACGGTAATTGAAGTTGGTGTTGATGTGCCCAATGCAGCATTAATGGTGATTGAGCATGCGGAACGATTTGGTTATGCCCAAATTCATCAGTTGCGGGGGCGGGTCGGCCGTGGGTCGGCAGATTCAGTGTGTATCTTGATGTACGCAGAGCCATTGTCAATGACTGCCAAAGAGCGTTTACAGACTTTGCGTGAAACTTCTGATGGCTTTGTAATTGCAGAGCGCGATTTATCTTTGCGTGGCCCCGGAGAGCTTTTGGGAGCAAAGCAATCAGGAGATGCGATGTTACGTTTTGTAGATTTACAGCGAGATGCATGGTTGATTGAGTTAGCGCAGAAAGCGGCTGAACGTTTGCTGGCAGAGCATGGCGATATCGTGGAGCGACACTTGGAACGTTGGCTGGGCTCTCGCGCAGAATTTCTGAAGGCATAA
- the proC gene encoding pyrroline-5-carboxylate reductase, protein MSQQNTNQNHSNAHITFIGGGNMGRALISGLLANGFEPNQISVVEANATTALKLYEDFGVQGIGALEQIAFDFTKNNVVVMAIKPQDFNVVAKGLASKLKHASAPGPLILSIAAGIRLKDMSRWLDHTRCVRAMPNTPALIGKGITGLFADAAVSTSDRALAQTICTAVGQTVWVSDEKLMDAVTAVSGSGPAYVFAFLEAMQSAGEKLGLDAKTARQLAYATLEGATQLAHNSDEHAGILRERVTSKGGTTAAALEVMKHHGWHEILEKAIDAASQRGKTMGDELGQH, encoded by the coding sequence ATGAGTCAACAAAATACCAATCAAAACCATAGCAACGCACACATCACTTTTATTGGTGGTGGCAATATGGGCCGCGCCTTAATCAGCGGCTTATTAGCTAACGGGTTTGAACCCAATCAAATTTCTGTAGTTGAAGCAAATGCAACTACCGCCCTTAAGCTTTATGAAGATTTTGGTGTTCAAGGTATCGGCGCTCTTGAGCAAATTGCATTTGATTTCACCAAAAATAATGTGGTGGTTATGGCTATCAAACCACAAGACTTTAATGTTGTCGCTAAGGGTCTCGCATCCAAACTCAAACATGCTAGTGCACCAGGTCCATTGATCTTAAGTATTGCCGCTGGCATTCGACTCAAGGATATGAGCCGCTGGTTAGATCACACGCGTTGCGTGCGGGCTATGCCAAATACCCCAGCCTTAATTGGCAAGGGTATTACAGGATTATTTGCTGATGCAGCCGTCAGCACATCTGATCGCGCACTTGCACAAACCATTTGCACCGCAGTAGGTCAAACGGTCTGGGTCTCTGATGAAAAACTAATGGATGCAGTTACAGCAGTATCTGGCAGCGGCCCTGCTTATGTTTTTGCTTTCTTAGAGGCAATGCAATCTGCTGGTGAGAAGCTTGGTTTAGATGCCAAGACAGCTCGCCAATTAGCTTATGCCACTCTCGAGGGCGCCACTCAGTTGGCTCACAACTCAGACGAACATGCTGGGATTTTGCGGGAGCGCGTTACCTCTAAGGGTGGCACTACCGCTGCAGCACTTGAAGTCATGAAACATCATGGCTGGCATGAAATCCTAGAAAAAGCGATTGATGCAGCTAGTCAGCGCGGCAAGACAATGGGTGATGAGCTAGGTCAGCACTAA
- the yajC gene encoding preprotein translocase subunit YajC: MWISNAFAQAPAAGADAGGLMSFLPLILMFAVLYFIMIRPQMKRQKETKAMLEALAVGDEVVTVGGIMGKVTALKDQVVTVEIATGTDVQLQKGAITAVLPKGTLKSA; the protein is encoded by the coding sequence ATGTGGATTAGTAATGCTTTTGCCCAGGCTCCAGCCGCGGGCGCAGATGCAGGTGGCTTGATGAGCTTCCTTCCTTTGATTTTGATGTTCGCAGTTTTGTACTTCATCATGATTCGCCCACAAATGAAGCGCCAAAAAGAGACTAAAGCAATGCTCGAGGCACTTGCGGTAGGTGACGAGGTTGTCACTGTTGGCGGCATTATGGGCAAAGTAACCGCATTGAAAGATCAGGTAGTGACTGTTGAAATTGCTACCGGAACAGATGTGCAATTACAAAAAGGTGCTATCACCGCCGTATTGCCAAAAGGCACATTGAAGTCCGCTTAA